One stretch of Erythrolamprus reginae isolate rEryReg1 chromosome 7, rEryReg1.hap1, whole genome shotgun sequence DNA includes these proteins:
- the LOC139169893 gene encoding uncharacterized protein, protein MSRLSRFISKPEDFDRCFWDILLLLAREPAFEFLREVLSAPPSAPEEASSDDSWHHQAAETSETGSEEATPPAKVQKVDDLPHVEETRGLFDDGEWSTEDQASGGLSPNPVGQWSMEALRLLEQSGFPAIWKAYSGGLLLFIAYRATVRFPSVWPIPGYQIRGFLLSLDAEGVAAPKILTYLSGLSYLSQTFNFQDPLQDFFTTHMIVRMQWRRRPPIPLSQDTLESLLEALESVCSCFYECLMFRALFLLAFHVALRPKEMVAKTCTTFHAELLCLDDIEVEEDRVGIHIPAPEMGEGRLTYWLTSSDRLWLCPVLALKNYLAVRPKGDGPLFLYSSERLLCKERFLEVFHDALRRLNLPVQRYGLHSFWLGSLTNAVCCDFPERIIFHLARWPWRPHPGRPEADDQV, encoded by the exons ATGAGCCGCCTCAGCCGCTTCATTTCCAAGCCCGAAGACTTCGACCGCTGCTTCTGGGACATACTGCTCCTCCTTGCCAGGGAGCCGGCCTTCGAATTCTTGCGGGAAGTGCTCTCGGCTCCCCCCAGCGCTCCTGAGGAGGCTTCGTCCGATGACTCCTGGCATCATCAAGCCGCGGAGACCTCGGAAACCGGCTCGGAAGAGGCCACTCCACCGGCAAAAGTTCAAAAGGTCGATGATTTACCTCACGTTGAGGAAACGCGAGGACTCTTCGACGACG gGGAATGGAGTACTGAAGACCAAGCTTCCGGCGGCTTATCACCCAATCCTGTAGGCCAGTGGTCTATGGAGGCCTTGCGCCTACTTGAGCAGTCAGGTTTCCCCGCCATTTGGAAAGCTTACAGCGGGGGCTTACTGCTGTTCATCGCCTATCGAGCAACTGTCCGCTTCCCCTCGGTTTGGCCCATCCCAGGATACCAGATCAGGGGCTTTTTGCTGTCTCTGGATGCAGAAGGTGTCGCCGCCCCCAAAATACTGACCTACCTGTCTGGCCTTTCCTACCTCTCCCAGACTTTCAACTTCCAGGATCCGCTTCAGGACTTCTTCACCACCCACATGATTGTCCGCATGCAGTGGCGGAGGCGACCTCCGATCCCGCTGAGCCAGGATACCTTGGAGTCATTGCTGGAAGCCCTGGAAAGCGTCTGCAGCTGTTTCTACGAGTGCCTTATGTTCCGGGCATTGTTTTTATTGGCTTTCCACGTGGCGCTGCGACCCAAAGAGATGGTGGCAAAGACGTGCACGACTTTCCACGCGGAGCTGCTCTGCTTGGATGATATTGAAGTGGAGGAAGACCGCGTCGGGATTCACATACCGGCTCCCGAAATGGGCGAGGGACGCCTCACCTACTGGTTGACATCCAGCGATCGACTGTGGCTTTGTCCTGTTTTGGCGCTCAAAAATTATTTGGCAGTGAGACCTAAGGGTGATGGGCCTCTCTTCCTCTATAGCAGTGAGCGTCTACTGTGCAAGGAGCGATTCTTGGAAGTTTTTCACGATGCACTAAGAAGGCTAAATCTGCCCGTCCAACGCTATGGCCTACACTCTTTTTGGCTGGGGTCTCTCACAAATGCAGTCTGCTGTGACTTCCCGGAGAGAATTATTTTTCATTTGGCCAGGTGGCCATGGAGACCACACCCTGGAAGACCAGAAGCTGATGACCAAGTTTAA
- the LOC139170196 gene encoding uncharacterized protein, with the protein MSRLSPSISRPEDFDCNFWDILLLLAGEPAFEFLREAISAPPDSPETSSDDSPEETSSDDSSPHRAAETSETSSEEAAPPAKARKVEDLPHVEETRGLFDDGEWSTEDQASGGLSPDPVGQWSMEALRLLEQSGFPAIWKAYSGGLLLFFAYRATVRFPSVWPIPGYQIRGFLLSLDAEGVTAPKILTYLSGLSYISQTFNFRDPIQDFFTTHMIVRMQWRRRPPIPLSQDTLESLLEALESVCSCYYECLMFRALFLLAFHVALRPKEMVAKTCTTFHPELLCLDDIEVEEDRIGIHILALEMGEERRTYWLTSNDRLWLCPVLALENYLAVRPKGDGPLFLYSSGRLLCKQRFLEVFHNALRRLDLPVQRYGLHSFWLGSLTNAVRCGFPEEFIFYLARWPCRPGRPEADDQVNIAPMPTKSVLLRAVLNFYF; encoded by the exons ATGAGCCGCCTCAGCCCCTCCATTTCCAGGCCCGAAGACTTCGACTGCAACTTCTGGGACATATTGCTGCTCCTCGCCGGGGAGCCGGCCTTCGAATTCTTGCGGGAAGCGATCTCCGCTCCTCCCGACTCACCTGAGACTTCGTCCGACGACTCGCCTGAGGAGACTTCGTCCGACGACTCCTCTCCTCACCGAGCAGCGGAGACCTCGGAAACCAGCTCAGAAGAAGCCGCTCCGCCAGCAAAAGCCCGAAAGGTCGAGGATTTACCTCACGTTGAGGAAACGCGAGGACTCTTCGACGACG gGGAATGGAGTACTGAAGACCAAGCTTCCGGTGGCTTATCACCCGATCCTGTAGGCCAGTGGTCTATGGAGGCCTTGCGTCTACTTGAGCAGTCAGGTTTCCCCGCCATTTGGAAAGCTTACAGCGGGGGCTTGCTGTTGTTTTTCGCCTATCGAGCAACTGTCCGCTTCCCCTCGGTTTGGCCCATCCCAGGATACCAGATCAGGGGCTTTTTGCTGTCTCTGGATGCAGAAGGTGTCACCGCCCCCAAAATACTGACCTACCTGTCTGGCCTTTCCTACATCTCCCAGACTTTCAACTTCCGGGATCCGATTCAGGACTTCTTCACCACCCACATGATTGTCCGCATGCAGTGGCGGAGGCGACCTCCGATCCCGCTGAGCCAGGATACCTTGGAGTCATTGCTGGAAGCCCTGGAAAGCGTTTGCAGCTGTTACTACGAGTGCCTTATGTTCCGGGCGTTGTTTTTATTGGCTTTCCACGTGGCGCTGAGACCCAAAGAGATGGTGGCGAAGACGTGCACGACTTTCCACCCAGAACTGCTCTGCTTGGATGATATTGAAGTGGAGGAAGACCGCATCGGGATTCACATACTGGCTCTTGAGATGGGTGAGGAGCGCCGCACCTACTGGTTGACATCCAACGATCGACTGTGGCTTTGTCCTGTTTTGGCGCTCGAAAATTATTTGGCGGTGAGACCTAAAGGTGATGGGCCTCTCTTCCTGTATAGCAGTGGACGTCTACTGTGCAAGCAGCGATTCTTGGAAGTTTTTCACAATGCGCTAAGAAGGCTAGATCTGCCTGTCCAACGCTACGGCCTACATTCTTTTTGGCTGGGGTCTCTCACAAATGCAGTCCGCTGTGGCTTCCCGgaggaatttattttttatttggctAGGTGGCCATGCAGACCTGGAAGACCAGAAGCTGATGACCAAGTCAACATTGCACCGATGCCTACAAAGTCAGTCTTACTAAGGGCTgtgcttaatttttatttttaa
- the LOC139170198 gene encoding uncharacterized protein yields MSRLSSFISKPEDFDCNFWYILLLLAREPAFEYLRKVLSAPPDSPEGASSEDSPHQAAETSETGSEEVAPPTKVRKVEALPHVVETRGLFDDGEQSTEDQASGGLSPNAVGQWSMEDLRLLEQSGFPAIWKAYSGGLLLFIAYRTTVRFPSVWPIPGYQIRGFLLSLDTEGVAAPKILTYLSGLSYISQTFNFEDPLQDFFTTHMIVRMQWQRRPPVPLTVDTLVSLLGALESVCSDFYECLMFRALFLLAFHVALRPKEMVAKTCTTFHAELLRLDDVEVEEDRVGIHIPAPEMGEGRLTYWLISNDRQWLCPVLALKNYLAARPVSDGPLFLYSSQRLLCKERFLEVFHDALRRLNLPVQRYGILSFWLGSLTNAVCCGFPERIIYYLARWPCRPGRPEVDDQV; encoded by the exons ATGAGCCGCCTCAGCTCCTTCATTTCCAAGCCCGAAGACTTCGACTGCAACTTCTGGTACATACTGCTGCTCCTCGCCAGGGAGCCGGCCTTCGAATACTTGCGGAAAGTGCTCTCGGCTCCTCCCGACTCGCCTGAGGGGGCTTCCTCCGAAGACTCGCCTCACCAAGCCGCGGAGACCTCGGAAACCGGCTCGGAAGAGGTCGCTCCGCCGACAAAAGTCCGAAAGGTCGAGGCTTTACCTCACGTTGTGGAAACGCGAGGGCTCTTCGACGATG gGGAACAGAGTACTGAAGACCAAGCTTCCGGCGGTTTATCACCCAATGCCGTAGGCCAGTGGTCTATGGAAGACTTGCGTCTACTTGAGCAGTCGGGATTCCCCGCCATTTGGAAAGCTTACAGCGGGGGCTTGCTGCTGTTCATCGCCTATCGAACAACTGTCCGCTTCCCATCGGTTTGGCCCATCCCGGGATACCAGATCAGGGGCTTTTTGCTGTCTCTGGATACGGAAGGTGTCGCCGCCCCCAAAATACTGACCTACCTGTCTGGCCTTTCCTACATCTCCCAGACTTTCAACTTCGAGGATCCACTTCAGGACTTCTTCACCACCCACATGATTGTCCGCATGCAGTGGCAGAGGCGACCTCCGGTCCCGCTCACCGTGGATACCCTGGTGTCGTTGCTGGGAGCCCTGGAAAGCGTCTGCAGCGATTTTTACGAGTGCCTTATGTTCCGGGCGTTGTTTTTATTGGCTTTCCACGTGGCGCTGCGACCCAAAGAGATGGTGGCGAAGACGTGCACGACTTTCCACGCGGAGCTGCTCCGCTTGGATGATGTTGAAGTGGAGGAAGACCGCGTCGGGATTCACATACCGGCTCCCGAGATGGGTGAGGGGCGCCTCACCTACTGGTTGATATCCAATGATCGACAGTGGCTTTGTCCTGTTTTGGCGCTCAAAAATTATTTGGCGGCGAGACCTGTGAGTGATGGGCCTCTCTTCCTCTATAGCAGTCAGCGTCTACTGTGCAAGGAGCGGTTCTTGGAAGTTTTTCACGATGCCCTAAGAAGGCTAAATCTGCCTGTCCAACGCTATGGCATACTGTCCTTTTGGTTGGGTTCTCTCACAAATGCTGTGTGCTGTGGCTTCCCAgagagaattatttattatttagcgaGGTGGCCATGCAGACCTGGAAGACCAGAAGTTGATGACCAAGTTTAA